The Papaver somniferum cultivar HN1 chromosome 6, ASM357369v1, whole genome shotgun sequence genome segment TTGATGTGGAACCTCTTTCAAATTTGGGGAAACTGAATCGCTCGTTACTAGGACCAAATATTTGTGGAGGAATCCCATTTTCTCTATAGTGGTTTGGTTGCAAATCAGATGATGGTATTGTAGCTCTTGATTTAGAAACTCTTCTAGATTTTTCCATCACCTCTCGTGGAGCCTTCCCATATCCAGTAGCATGCTTCCGTTCTGCTTTTCTTGCAGGCTGAGCTTCTCGCCTTCTACGACTGTTTTGAGCTTGAACAGCATGATGGGAATGTTTCTGACGCTTAATACCTAACAACCAACACAGACTAAAAAAGTAAGAGGTTGAAATACCATGCGAACTAGTTATTCATATCATGTGCGAAATTCCAAATATCATCAAAAATAGTGTAACAGTTTCGTATCCCAAGGAAGATATGAACCACCATTAGCAGATTCCCTTTTTATTGCTCTCAAATGCCTCGCCGCTGATCCTCTTTTGTGTTTCTCAGATAGAACTTTAGATCTCTCTGCTTCATTATCCCaaggctaaaattaaaaaagcAAGAGAAGATTATCGTACGGTACAGGACCTCAAACCTAACCAATCAAGATAATACAAATAGTCAGATATTACCTGTCGATATGTTTTCATTCTGTACAAGTTCCGACCTTTCACGAGCAGAGGAAACAACGGTGGCAATTTCTTAAGCCCCCTACTCCACAGGACTTCAACCTGTCCAACCAAAGATCAGCATTACTGAAATCTCAACAATATTCATTTACCTTACATATTTTTCTCCCTTAAGTGTTCAGTGCGCATAAATAATTTCCATTTACAGTAAAAGTGTGCTGCTGTTTGGCTGCGCCATAGCTTTCTTTCACAACCCTCCCAGCAACAGTCCGCTTCCCTCGAGGGTTACCAGTCCTTGAGACTTTATCAAATCTAAAAATTGTAAAAGTTTATTAacgaactaaaaaaaaaaattggaccaAAACCTTAACTGCAAAATATGAAAGGAAAAGTACTAGTGTCAATATTGTACTTCTCATAAACCTTCTGTTTAAACACAACAACATCACCTCTGCAGACATCACCTGCAGGTAAAATTaaatatttcaattttaatcTAACGAATGACAACGAATCTATAATACGCAAAATCATAGAGGAAATGCTTCCATTACTACCTGTACAGTTAATCGTAAAAGATGACCAGGGATAAAACTTCTCGCCTCCATATTTTATCCTGAGAGATGGATACAAAGTTacaaatcaatttttcaaatttCCATATCAAACTTGGTTCATTTTCCTAGTTACATAAGAAAATGTATGTGACAAAGATGCTGGTACAATGTGTCTGTGTGTGACTCTACTGGGTATCAACACACTGACCTCAAAATGAGACAGACAGATATAGTGTGCTGGACGCTGTTTGACACCAATATAGGAGGACCATTGAGAAGAAAAAACAACCATGTTGACACAGCTGGTTTTAAACAAACATGGTCGAAGAGTGACTCATATATAAGTTATGTTTCATTTGTTCCAATTTTCTCTAGGTTTTAGTGAAACCTAAAGGATAATGGAGAGAGACTCCAGTACCACTGCCGTGTTCACCGGGAACCAATCTGGTTGGTACATCAACAATGTTAGAGGTGTTGTGGCCTTCTCGCATTGAAAATAATGTTATTGAAGAAATGAAACTTTTTATCCAACTTACTAGGCAATTCAAAATGTCAACAAGAATAAAGGAAACAAGCAAGTTACCTCCAGTGCTCTTGAATTCTCTGAATACAAACTGATTTCGTCCCCGATAATCTCAAGTCATGCTTCCCTAAATACACTTTGCAATCTTCATGCTTTAACGATTGTAAATCACCCCCAGCTACAAATATATCATGGAAGGTATAGGGAAATTTAAACTTCAGAAGGTACATTACTAATAGAAGGTATAGGGAAATTTAAACTTCAGCCACTTCAATTGCTGAAAAATTACTTGAAAAAAATCAAGTAAATTGTATTCAAAAGATAGAATTTCTAGGTTTTATGATTTGAGGTCGTAAAATAATCTAACCTCTAAGAAGATGAATGACTCTATTATATAGTGCTTGATCATCCACTGgggcattctttaatccaaaatcTATAATATCACCTTCATCGTCTTTgataacttcttcttcatcaccctcgctatcttcttcttcatcatcctcttcgctgttttcttcaccttcttcatcgGCGCTCCATTCACTGTGATCCTCGCTAGTTTCCCCTCTAGCGAGATTCAACCAAACATAAATCAGGATCCCCTATatgaatttttttcaaatttaaaaCCTAAAGACAACAAATAACTGCTTAATTAATTTATCTAAGGTTTACCTTAACGACGAACTGctagtctgttcttcttcttctgaggATGAGATAGAAATGGTATTATCTTCTTCATCGATATAAATGAAATTACACTTTCGTGATCCTGATTCTCCCATCAAATTTCTGAGTTCAAACAAAATACACAGTGACagagagaaagagggagaaaattcaaatttttcgaGATAGAAAGAAAATTGCCTGAAGATTTCCCTCCCTGTTTTTAGAAGTTTATTTTTTGTGTTGGGGGCGTCAGGTTCGGTACGGTGTCATTAAAACTGGAATTTGGACGGATAGGATCTCATAAGAGGAAGATTGTTGGTGAGTCAATTTTACACGTCGATCTCATCGAGGTAGAAAGATTACACCAATGGGTAACAAATATCATCAGCAAGGTCGAGTTATTCTAGTTTTTGATGGAAAGTGAAACATAACAGTATATattatataaaactaacaacacCAGTTATA includes the following:
- the LOC113289454 gene encoding zinc finger CCCH domain-containing protein 62-like; translation: MGESGSRKCNFIYIDEEDNTISISSSEEEEQTSSSSLRGETSEDHSEWSADEEGEENSEEDDEEEDSEGDEEEVIKDDEGDIIDFGLKNAPVDDQALYNRVIHLLRAGGDLQSLKHEDCKVYLGKHDLRLSGTKSVCIQRIQEHWRIKYGGEKFYPWSSFTINCTGDVCRGDVVVFKQKVYEKFDKVSRTGNPRGKRTVAGRVVKESYGAAKQQHTFTVEVLWSRGLKKLPPLFPLLVKGRNLYRMKTYRQPWDNEAERSKVLSEKHKRGSAARHLRAIKRESANGIKRQKHSHHAVQAQNSRRRREAQPARKAERKHATGYGKAPREVMEKSRRVSKSRATIPSSDLQPNHYRENGIPPQIFGPSNERFSFPKFERGSTSTHTRRPSHHPNSTVLTNPRHPHYPHAYANTANLYNPRKFNHCQEHTSNSRRLNTLPPTAAGFYRGVNCSTHGCLEPRDDKCFGLLCWRCCRISGRWCYIHQ